TATCTTCGATAACTTCTGCATGTTTACATGGTCTATATTTGGTCCACAATGGTTATTAACTATGTTACCAATATCTAGGAATGGTTTCTCACAGAATGAAGTACTAGAAATCTATAAGGTCTGGAAAAGTGCAAGAGGCGTGATATATGTAATATATACGGAAGTCCTTAATTGATATCACTGTTTTATTTCGGCACTAAACTCGAAAATAACTAGccttcatttttttaagTACATTTTTAGCCTTTGAAAAGGAATCATCATCCATCTCCCAAAATATGGTGCGCCCCACAGACTCAGTAAAATTCTTGCAGGATACAACAACTTGACAATTGTATAAGATATAGCACCTGTCAAAACAAGTTTTTTCCTGTCAAATTTACCGTCATATTTATCACCAACAAGCTTATCAATTGCTTTGTTACATCTTTCAAGTAAATCATGAATATAGTCAGGTAACTCAAATGATGTAGATTCTCCTTCAAAGTCTAAGTTATAAAAAATCCACCATAGTAAGAGTAATGGAGCAATTGCAGTCAATTCatgtaataataagaaagaaGTTACCGTCGGAATTGTACCAGTTTCTGATAATCGATTGAAATAATGCGAAAATTTAGGGTTATCATTTAGTCTCGTTAGTACTTTCGATTTTTTGATCATTTTATGCAATTTGTCGTTGTATTCATCTTTCCTCCTTTGATCCTTTGTTATTTCCGGCTTGGTACTATAGCAGAGTCGAAATGTAATCCCATTCGTATTCGGTTGCTGTTGTCTGAAACTAGTAACTAGTAACCTTGACGGAACCTGGAAGTTACATAGCGATCCTTTCACGTTAGTTCTTAATAGGTTTTGAAACATGGTTGAGCAGAATCGAGAACGATttgtaatatataatagatCACACTTGATAAATAAGCCTAAGTCtttgataaaaaaattgtgtttattatattgaCCTAGCCCTTCACTAACTGACAGCATCATATTTTTGCTATAGAAGCGAGCGGACATTATTATGCGAAATAATTActatattcttcaatatctttcCAATAAAGAATGTATAGACGTCTATGACAGTAAGCCAGCAGATCACCCTCGGATAGTTGATCTGACGCTCTATAGAATTCGTTTAAATAGAGATTTACTTACATGGTACCTTTAAATGTTAGGCTCTTTTAGTATTTACAAGAGTGATTAGgcatatataatacatgTATATTTATCCAATACAGCGAAATCATAACCTCACGTATTGCCTTGTTCATTGACAGCTTCCTTACATCTATGGCATAACGTATCAGCTTCATTCGAACTTTGTTTCCAACATCTCGGGCACTTATGTAACGACGATTTTGTTAACGATAGTTGTAATTCTGTACCGTTATTCAGCAGTATTTTAGAATGAGGTACATCATGCATTGAAGCTATTTCTGAAGAACATATTCTGACTTCTGCCACTTGCAAAAGATCAGATATTTCCTCTAATGTAAATGGAAGTTCTTTAGGATTATTCGTAGAAAGTATAGCGCATACCTGCGTAGAGTCAATTGGTGGGTCAGTCATTGAACCCATGAGTTCCTGAAACTTCTTTAGAATTTGCATTTCCTTCTCTTGAAAATGTGTACTATTGTTGTGTGATAGTTGGAAGCCTTCCCATGGAATAAAAgcagtattattattatttatccATTCTTTCCgtatattatttcttaCTTCCTGGACCAATGTAGGCAGAATCgggtataatatattacaaTATACTTGTAAGATGGAAAACAAGACAGTTTGGATACTCTGTCTTTTTTTGCTAGTCATGGAATCGGAATATAAAGAATCTTTCGatatatcaaaataaaCAGCTGATAATTCATTTGTCAAATGATGTTGTAGAAGAGTCAAAATCTTcgaaaaattatattcttcatataGTTGCTTCGTATTAACGAGTAACTCATTCAAATTACTTAACACAAATTTATCGATAGGTCGCAAGTCATCAATAGGAATTAGCTTGAAATCTTCActtttttccaaatttccTTGCATAAACTTGAAACTTATTCTAATCTTTTTAAGGGCTTCGGCAACATGTTTCATCACATTAGGTCCTATTGTAATATCTGTTGTGAAATTAGAATATGCGACAAAATATCTCAAACCATCAACACCTAAAGGTAATATATCAATTTTTGCATTGCCTTCAATGACATCTTTTGGGGAAATTGTATTACCAATTGATTTAGACATCTTGATACCGTTTTCATCTAAAGTGAAACCATGTGTAATAACTTCCGAATATGGAGCTA
The Naumovozyma dairenensis CBS 421 chromosome 5, complete genome DNA segment above includes these coding regions:
- the MRX11 gene encoding Mrx11p (similar to Saccharomyces cerevisiae YPL041C; ancestral locus Anc_8.489) encodes the protein MSARFYSKNMMLSVSEGLGQYNKHNFFIKDLGLFIKCDLLYITNRSRFCSTMFQNLLRTNVKGSLCNFQVPSRLLVTSFRQQQPNTNGITFRLCYSTKPEITKDQRRKDEYNDKLHKMIKKSKVLTRLNDNPKFSHYFNRLSETGTIPTVTSFLLLHELTAIAPLLLLWWIFYNLDFEGESTSFELPDYIHDLLERCNKAIDKLVGDKYDGKFDRKKLVLTGAISYTIVKLLYPARILLSLWGAPYFGRWMMIPFQRLKMYLKK